Proteins encoded in a region of the Cheilinus undulatus linkage group 8, ASM1832078v1, whole genome shotgun sequence genome:
- the snx10b gene encoding sorting nexin-10B: MQPAVSVWVRDPRIRKNDFWHAYIDYEICLHTDSVCFTKKISSVRRRYSEFVWLRQKLQENSMLMVQLPQLPPKNPFFSLNNAQQITERMKGLQKFLEQILQSPLILSDSLLHLFLQSQLNMSNMQACAAGRTRYSVAQAIQKCGLRRFNSEEDLQKDLCTSCDSDSDSSDCRDPEPRIKDLALHKAASTALLGLMGTSQEENLSSSSDST, encoded by the exons ATGCAGCCGGCCGTCAGTGTCTGGGTGCGGGACCCGCGGATACGAAAGAATGACTTTTGGCATGCCTACATAGACTATGAAATTTGTTTACAT ACTGACAGTGTGTGCTTCACTAAGAAAATCTCCAGTGTAAGACGGAGGTACAGTGAGTTTGTATGGCTTAGGCAGAAGCTACAAGAAAATTCCATGTTGAT ggTACAGCTGCCACAACTTCCCCCAAAGAACCCCTTCTTTAGCCTGAACAATGCCCAACAGATCACAGAGCGAATGAAAGGCCTCCAAAAGTTTCTGGAACA GATCCTTCAGAGCCCTCTGATTCTGTCCGACAGTTTGCTGCATCTTTTCCTGCAGTCGCAACTCAACATGTCCAACATGCAGGCCTGTGCAGCTGGAAGGACGCGTTACTCTGTAGCCCAGGCAATCCAGAAATGTGGTCTAAGGCGGTTTAATTCAGAGGAAGATCTGCAAAAGGACCTGTGCACGTCATGTGACTCTGATTCTGATAG TTCTGATTGTCGAGATCCAGAACCTCGGATTAAGGATTTGGCATTACACAAAGCAGCCAGCACAGCTTTACTTGGTCTCATGGGCACTAGCCAGGAGGAAAACCTCAGCAGCTCATCTGATTcgacatga
- the cbx3b gene encoding chromobox protein homolog 3b isoform X2 has protein sequence MRKKQTAKQRKTEETTVVQEFVVDKIIRRRIFNGRVEYYLKWKGFTDAENTWEPEDNLDCPELIEDFLRNSNFSEENEEEQSEQEFVPKEEMTEEETEISCLQSQQRSHTLQSNSDVLEPSDEQSNTPTDLSTYLEPECIIGSTDRQGELMFLVKWKNSDDVALLPAREASARCPQVVIDFYERKLTWHCGDEEP, from the exons ATGAGAAAGAAGCAGACTGCCAAACAGAGGAAGACTGAGGAGACTACAGTTGTCCAGGAGTTTGTGGTTGACAAGATAATTCGTCGCAGAATATTTAATGGTAGAGTGGAGTACTACCTGAAGTGGAAAGGCTTCACCGA TGCTGAGAACACATGGGAACCTGAGGACAATCTGGACTGCCCTGAACTCATTGAGGATTTCTTAAGAAACAGCAATTTCTCTGAGGAGAATGAGGAAGAGCAAAGTGAACAGGAGTTTGTTCCCAAAGAAGAAATGACGGAGGAAGAGACGGAAATT TCCTGTCTGCAGTCCCAACAGCGGTCTCACACCCTACAGAGCAACAGCGATGTCCTCGAGCCAAGCGACGAGCAGTCAAACACCCCCACTGACCTCAGCACATACCTCGAGCCTGAATGCATCATCGGCtccacagacagacagggagAGCTCATGTTCCTTGTGAAATG GAAGAACTCTGATGATGTAGCCCTGCTGCCAGCCCGTGAAGCCAGCGCCAGGTGTCCCCAGGTGGTCATCGACTTCTATGAGCGCAAGCTGACATGGCACTGTGGAGATGAGGAGCCATGA
- the cbx3b gene encoding chromobox protein homolog 3b isoform X1: MRKKQTAKQRKTEETTVVQEFVVDKIIRRRIFNGRVEYYLKWKGFTDSAENTWEPEDNLDCPELIEDFLRNSNFSEENEEEQSEQEFVPKEEMTEEETEISCLQSQQRSHTLQSNSDVLEPSDEQSNTPTDLSTYLEPECIIGSTDRQGELMFLVKWKNSDDVALLPAREASARCPQVVIDFYERKLTWHCGDEEP, translated from the exons ATGAGAAAGAAGCAGACTGCCAAACAGAGGAAGACTGAGGAGACTACAGTTGTCCAGGAGTTTGTGGTTGACAAGATAATTCGTCGCAGAATATTTAATGGTAGAGTGGAGTACTACCTGAAGTGGAAAGGCTTCACCGA CAGTGCTGAGAACACATGGGAACCTGAGGACAATCTGGACTGCCCTGAACTCATTGAGGATTTCTTAAGAAACAGCAATTTCTCTGAGGAGAATGAGGAAGAGCAAAGTGAACAGGAGTTTGTTCCCAAAGAAGAAATGACGGAGGAAGAGACGGAAATT TCCTGTCTGCAGTCCCAACAGCGGTCTCACACCCTACAGAGCAACAGCGATGTCCTCGAGCCAAGCGACGAGCAGTCAAACACCCCCACTGACCTCAGCACATACCTCGAGCCTGAATGCATCATCGGCtccacagacagacagggagAGCTCATGTTCCTTGTGAAATG GAAGAACTCTGATGATGTAGCCCTGCTGCCAGCCCGTGAAGCCAGCGCCAGGTGTCCCCAGGTGGTCATCGACTTCTATGAGCGCAAGCTGACATGGCACTGTGGAGATGAGGAGCCATGA